The genomic interval TTAGATACGGTAAAGCCGAAAAGCTTACTATCTTTCCCGGGCAAATAATAGATTACTAAGTACTTAGTACTAAAACTTTTACCTTTTGAGTAAACCTCTAAAAATTGCCTTCTCTTTTTAAGCCTATATTCCTTCTTTAAAGACAATACTTATACGGCTAATCTTTTTCTGCCTTTTTTTCTTCTTGCGTTTATTACTTTTCTTCCAGCTTTGGTTCTCATTCTAACTAAAAAACCATGAGTTTTCTTTCTTTTTCTTCTGTTTGGTCTGTATGTTGGTTGCATACTTCCTCCTCAATTGATAAATTGTCTTTAATATTAAAAACAATAAGGCAATAAAAGTCAAATAAAAAATTAATGGAGGGAATTTCCCCCCATTATAACTTT from Thermotomaculum hydrothermale carries:
- the rpmH gene encoding 50S ribosomal protein L34, yielding MQPTYRPNRRKRKKTHGFLVRMRTKAGRKVINARRKKGRKRLAV